In Thermodesulfobacteriota bacterium, a genomic segment contains:
- a CDS encoding TlyA family RNA methyltransferase, with translation MKQKIRLDALLVSRGLAPSRQRAQALIGAGQVRVGGAMADKAGREVDPDCLVTLAADPCPYVSRGGLKLAAGLVHFRIEVAGRSCLDVGASTGGFTDCLLQHGARRVYAVDVGYGQLDWRLRQDPRVVVMERTNARQLTRDLLPELVSLATVDASFISLTLILPVLLPLFDQAVSILALVKPQFEVGKGRVGKGGVVRDPQLHAEVLAGVAAHAEGLGLVVHGSLPAPIRGPKGNQEFLMHLTGAVTAAR, from the coding sequence GTGAAACAGAAGATCCGGCTTGATGCTCTGCTGGTCAGCCGGGGCCTGGCCCCCAGCCGGCAGCGCGCCCAGGCCCTGATCGGCGCCGGCCAGGTGCGGGTGGGGGGAGCCATGGCCGACAAGGCGGGCCGGGAGGTGGATCCGGACTGCCTGGTGACCCTGGCCGCGGACCCCTGTCCGTATGTCAGCCGAGGCGGTCTCAAGCTGGCCGCCGGCCTCGTGCATTTCCGGATCGAGGTGGCAGGACGGAGCTGCCTCGATGTGGGCGCGTCCACGGGCGGCTTTACCGACTGCCTGCTCCAGCACGGCGCCCGGCGGGTCTATGCCGTGGACGTCGGCTATGGCCAGCTGGATTGGCGGCTGCGCCAGGATCCCCGGGTGGTGGTCATGGAGCGCACCAACGCCCGCCAGCTGACCCGGGATCTCTTGCCGGAGCTGGTCAGTCTGGCCACGGTGGACGCCTCGTTCATCTCGCTCACCCTTATCCTGCCGGTCCTTCTGCCCCTGTTTGACCAGGCGGTCTCGATCCTCGCCCTGGTCAAGCCCCAGTTCGAGGTCGGCAAGGGCAGGGTCGGCAAGGGCGGGGTGGTCCGGGATCCCCAGCTCCATGCCGAGGTGCTGGCCGGGGTGGCGGCCCACGCCGAGGGCCTGGGGCTGGTGGTGCACGGCAGCCTGCCGGCACCGATCCGGGGACCCAAGGGCAACCAGGAGTTCCTCATGCACCTCACCGGTGCGGTCACAGCGGCGCGATGA
- the xseB gene encoding exodeoxyribonuclease VII small subunit, with the protein MAKKSFEEALAALEQITRELESGELSLDESLKKFEEGVRLSEFCNKKLDEAQRKVSLLLKKDGDLVEVPFAEPEPDET; encoded by the coding sequence ATGGCCAAGAAATCCTTCGAAGAGGCCCTCGCCGCCCTGGAGCAGATCACCCGGGAGCTGGAGAGCGGTGAGCTGTCCCTGGATGAGTCATTGAAAAAGTTCGAGGAGGGCGTTAGACTCTCGGAATTTTGCAACAAGAAGCTGGACGAGGCCCAGCGCAAGGTCAGCCTCCTGCTCAAAAAGGATGGCGACTTGGTGGAGGTGCCCTTCGCCGAGCCGGAGCCGGACGAGACCTGA
- the dxs gene encoding 1-deoxy-D-xylulose-5-phosphate synthase yields MEAPFCLLEKIDSPADLRQLPENLLPQLAAELRQKIVETVAQVGGHLAPSLGVVELTVALHYIFDTPKDKLIWDVGHQAYAHKLLTGRRDVFHTLRQQGGISGFPKREESPYDTFDTGHSSTSISAGLGMAVAHDLKGDPGRTIAVIGDGSMTGGLAFEALNQAGHLGADLVVILNDNEMSISPNVGALSSFLSRKLTGRAMTRIKKEMEHFLKGFSHLGENILQVLKKSEDSLKGFFTPGMLFEALKFEYIGPIPGHRFESLLDTLRNVREFHRGPVLIHVLTTKGKGYLPAEKNPGDYHGVGPFEIQSGRPLPSPPGPMAYTQVFGKALVQIAESDPRVTAITAAMPAGTGLVEFAGRFPDRFFDVGIAEQHAVTFAAGLAVEGLLPVVAVYSTFLQRALDQIIHDVCLQNLPVTFAIDRGGLVGDDGPTHHGAFDLTFLRFIPNLVLMAPKDENELQHLLYTAIFHPGPAAVRYPRGAGEGRPLDTTFHKIPLGTAELLREGSDILLLPVGNRVYPALEAAEGLRKLGIEAAVINPRFIKPLDGALITEWAIRTGQVLTVEENVRQGGFGSAVLELFARQGLAGIPVRLLGLPDRFVEHGGQKALREKARIDASAVIAAARELVDEGRSPGPRALPSGTSGA; encoded by the coding sequence ATGGAAGCCCCATTCTGCCTTCTTGAGAAGATCGATTCCCCGGCCGACCTGCGCCAGCTGCCGGAGAACCTGCTGCCCCAACTGGCCGCCGAGCTGCGGCAGAAGATCGTGGAAACCGTGGCCCAGGTGGGGGGGCATCTGGCGCCCAGCCTGGGGGTGGTGGAGCTGACCGTCGCCCTCCACTACATCTTCGACACCCCCAAAGACAAGCTCATCTGGGACGTCGGCCACCAGGCCTATGCCCACAAGCTCCTGACCGGTCGCCGGGACGTCTTCCACACCTTGCGCCAACAAGGCGGCATCAGCGGCTTTCCCAAGCGGGAGGAGAGCCCCTACGACACCTTCGACACCGGTCACAGCAGCACCTCCATTTCGGCCGGCCTGGGCATGGCGGTGGCCCATGATCTCAAAGGTGACCCTGGCCGGACCATCGCGGTCATTGGCGACGGCTCCATGACCGGCGGTCTGGCCTTCGAGGCCCTCAACCAGGCCGGCCATCTGGGCGCCGACCTGGTGGTCATCCTCAACGACAACGAGATGTCCATCTCCCCCAATGTGGGGGCCCTGTCCAGCTTCCTGTCCCGCAAGCTCACCGGCCGGGCCATGACCCGGATCAAGAAGGAGATGGAGCACTTTCTGAAGGGCTTCTCCCACCTGGGGGAGAACATCCTCCAGGTCCTCAAGAAGAGCGAGGATTCCCTGAAAGGCTTCTTCACCCCGGGCATGCTCTTCGAGGCCCTCAAATTCGAGTATATCGGCCCCATCCCTGGCCACCGTTTCGAGTCCCTGCTGGACACCTTGCGAAACGTCCGGGAATTCCACCGCGGGCCGGTTCTGATCCATGTGCTCACCACCAAGGGCAAGGGCTACCTGCCGGCGGAGAAGAACCCCGGCGACTACCACGGCGTCGGCCCCTTCGAGATCCAGAGCGGCCGCCCCCTGCCCAGCCCTCCCGGTCCCATGGCCTATACCCAGGTCTTTGGCAAGGCCCTGGTGCAGATCGCCGAAAGCGACCCCCGGGTGACCGCCATCACCGCCGCCATGCCCGCCGGCACCGGTCTGGTGGAATTCGCCGGCCGCTTTCCGGACCGCTTCTTCGACGTGGGCATCGCCGAGCAGCACGCGGTGACCTTTGCCGCCGGCCTGGCGGTGGAGGGGCTACTGCCGGTGGTGGCGGTCTACTCCACCTTCCTGCAACGGGCCCTGGACCAGATCATCCACGACGTCTGTCTGCAGAACCTGCCGGTCACCTTTGCCATCGACCGGGGCGGCCTGGTGGGGGATGACGGCCCCACCCACCACGGGGCCTTCGACCTGACCTTCCTGCGCTTCATTCCCAACCTGGTGCTCATGGCCCCCAAGGACGAGAACGAGCTCCAGCATCTGCTCTACACCGCCATCTTCCACCCCGGACCGGCAGCGGTGCGCTACCCGCGGGGGGCGGGCGAGGGCCGGCCCCTGGACACCACCTTCCACAAGATTCCGTTGGGCACGGCCGAGCTGCTGCGGGAAGGGAGCGACATCCTGCTGCTACCGGTGGGCAACCGGGTCTATCCGGCGCTGGAAGCGGCAGAAGGGCTGCGCAAGCTGGGGATCGAAGCGGCGGTGATCAACCCCCGGTTCATCAAGCCCCTGGATGGGGCGCTCATCACCGAATGGGCCATCCGCACCGGACAGGTCCTGACCGTCGAGGAGAATGTGCGGCAGGGGGGATTCGGCAGCGCCGTTCTGGAGCTCTTCGCCCGCCAGGGTCTGGCGGGCATCCCGGTCCGGCTGCTGGGGCTGCCGGACCGGTTCGTGGAGCACGGGGGTCAGAAGGCGTTGCGGGAGAAGGCCCGGATCGACGCCTCCGCCGTCATCGCCGCAGCCCGGGAGCTGGTGGACGAAGGCCGGTCCCCGGGACCGCGGGCGCTGCCGAGCGGCACAAGCGGCGCCTGA
- a CDS encoding VPLPA-CTERM sorting domain-containing protein produces MRKRHAAWMAAAALVGVLSAGQAAQATTLGSYTFEDNAFADVVLGYGGNWQLVGAPDIQTAVVGNNVSDYIWTFDGNAWADIGFTDNRLRNGSGNDLAVFEISGYGWPGATGCTVRLTINGVTQTRTPVWDFSNVYVALFDLDQFGVPAGGLVSSFTARGVSGGDPEYAAFGALNNAAVPLPASIWLLGAGCAGLAGLARRRDR; encoded by the coding sequence ATGAGGAAGCGACATGCAGCATGGATGGCCGCGGCAGCCCTGGTGGGCGTCCTGTCGGCAGGGCAGGCGGCCCAGGCCACCACCCTGGGATCGTACACCTTCGAGGACAACGCCTTTGCCGACGTGGTGCTGGGTTACGGGGGTAACTGGCAGCTGGTGGGTGCCCCGGACATCCAGACGGCGGTGGTGGGCAACAACGTCAGCGACTACATCTGGACCTTCGACGGCAATGCCTGGGCCGATATCGGCTTCACGGACAACCGCCTCCGAAACGGCAGCGGCAACGACTTGGCCGTGTTCGAGATCTCGGGGTATGGTTGGCCCGGGGCCACCGGCTGTACGGTGCGGCTGACCATCAACGGCGTGACCCAGACCAGGACGCCGGTCTGGGATTTCTCCAATGTCTACGTGGCGCTCTTCGATCTCGACCAGTTCGGGGTCCCGGCCGGAGGTCTCGTCTCGTCGTTCACCGCCAGAGGGGTCAGCGGCGGGGATCCGGAGTACGCGGCCTTCGGCGCCCTGAACAATGCCGCCGTGCCGCTGCCGGCCAGCATCTGGCTGTTGGGCGCCGGTTGCGCCGGCCTGGCCGGCCTGGCCCGGCGGCGGGATCGCTGA
- a CDS encoding response regulator yields the protein MGSALPANARLHARRLCLVLTAAASVAPLLGLVGWLAGAMRLASYGGQFIPMAPSTAVSFVLLTLALLLMLRPLAGPAGSRGLSLAGILVAAYALLVAGGWLTGLPINPDDWLLGEMGTLGAHPMGRMSPVTAALFLLAGSSLAAHGHGLARKGSARPWLSLAAAAGFAVLLAGAVLTFGYVIGSPLLYETRTIPVALPTGLSFLFLGGGLTTAAIFHSPMSGLWYQRLNDLPIAIQLHLGLGLILALVVLLGVMAWRQTGLLWQQTRTIYEHPLQVSRAIAALEMDVYRMGIDLRNVLLAASDQDRQAASSNLAAWAADAAEQFRILEERYLGPAQDIEEARQAFAEWLAAHKECLDLAAAGRLAEVAARLQATGGDAGRKRVQLLARIQAISEFARNKSTDLYRKATAQKDDLNRAMAIFLALILGLTLLVSWLLVRGIRDPLMQLTAATERFRQGETGARSGYASANEFGALSLTFNTMAETVEAQMRLAETQANELAAAAEELTGQNAELALQKQELDEANRAKSEFLANMSHEIRTPMNSIIGMSYLALRQEDLPVRQRDYLAKIHSSARSLLGIINDILDISKIEANRLELEATEFRLDELVEHVVNLTASKIAEKKLELLVEELNGLPPVLVGDPLRLGQVLINLVDNAIKFTEQGEIVLAVKKVAERGDTVTLGFSVQDTGIGMTAEQAGRLFAPFTQADSSVTRRFGGTGLGLAICKRLVELMGGEIGVESEPGRGSRFSFTAVLQCRRKAGENGLPPIRLAMDLRGLRVLVLSGHAATATLVAKHLRTFGFLPAVLRSSKGLPPELISAEGEEASYELLLADWPLLKRSGLELAGQLWSFPSWHNVPVIILASAADAPEIARLPPVPGGLAVLVRPVTRSRLFDAIMEAFGLAAAASHAGRPAQHAQPAELTRIRGARVLVVEDNEINQQVAQELLEQAGVAVDLVDNGRQAVAAVAARRYDLVLMDIQMPEMDGLTAARIIRASDSPHRDVPIVAMTAHAMAGDREKSLAAGMNGHIIKPIDPDELFRALLAWIRPPVQPAAPVAGDETGLDVAAPAVLDRKVGLRRVAGNEALYGEILGKFHRDYRDAISRLRAALDGGEREEARRIVHTVKGLAGTIGATALQQAAADLDAVLKQGQGPDTSRPVATFAAALETLLATLAPGAAALTAAARQPALPGDARQLAALLAELGPLLETGIPKKSRGLLAELKRFSWPAEVAPAVEALVSLAAGYRYKEARDRLLAIQRLLASGAAGTGGDPGGDA from the coding sequence ATGGGATCTGCCTTGCCTGCCAACGCCCGGCTCCACGCCCGCCGCCTTTGTCTGGTCCTGACTGCCGCCGCCAGCGTGGCGCCGCTGCTTGGCCTCGTGGGTTGGCTGGCCGGGGCTATGCGCCTCGCCAGCTACGGGGGCCAGTTCATCCCCATGGCCCCCAGCACCGCGGTCTCCTTTGTCCTCCTGACCCTGGCCCTGCTTCTGATGCTGCGTCCCCTGGCCGGCCCGGCCGGCAGCCGGGGGCTTAGCCTGGCGGGTATCCTTGTTGCCGCCTACGCCTTGCTGGTTGCCGGCGGCTGGCTCACCGGCCTGCCGATCAACCCCGACGATTGGCTGCTCGGGGAGATGGGGACCCTGGGGGCTCATCCCATGGGACGGATGTCGCCGGTCACCGCTGCCCTCTTCCTTCTTGCCGGCAGCTCCCTGGCCGCGCACGGGCACGGGTTGGCCCGGAAGGGCTCGGCCCGGCCCTGGCTGTCGCTGGCGGCGGCAGCCGGCTTCGCTGTCCTGCTGGCCGGCGCGGTCCTTACCTTCGGTTATGTCATCGGCAGTCCGCTCCTCTACGAAACCAGGACCATTCCGGTAGCCCTGCCCACCGGGCTCTCCTTTCTGTTTCTGGGAGGGGGGCTGACCACCGCGGCCATCTTCCACAGCCCCATGTCCGGCCTCTGGTACCAGAGGCTCAACGACTTGCCCATCGCCATCCAGCTGCACCTGGGTCTGGGCCTGATCCTTGCCCTGGTGGTGCTCCTCGGCGTCATGGCCTGGCGACAGACCGGCCTGCTCTGGCAGCAGACCCGGACCATCTATGAGCATCCCTTGCAGGTCAGCCGGGCCATTGCTGCGCTGGAGATGGACGTCTACCGGATGGGCATCGATCTGCGGAACGTGCTGCTGGCGGCCAGCGATCAGGACCGGCAGGCCGCCAGCAGCAACCTGGCGGCCTGGGCAGCCGACGCCGCGGAGCAATTCCGCATCCTGGAGGAGCGCTACCTCGGGCCGGCGCAGGACATCGAGGAGGCTCGCCAGGCCTTTGCCGAGTGGCTGGCCGCGCACAAGGAGTGCCTGGACCTGGCGGCAGCCGGCCGGCTGGCCGAAGTGGCCGCTCGCCTCCAGGCCACCGGCGGTGATGCCGGTCGCAAGCGCGTGCAGCTGCTGGCCCGCATCCAGGCCATCAGCGAGTTTGCCAGAAACAAGAGCACGGACCTCTACCGGAAGGCCACGGCGCAGAAGGACGATCTCAATCGGGCCATGGCAATCTTTCTGGCCCTGATTCTGGGGTTGACCCTGTTGGTCTCCTGGCTCCTGGTGCGAGGGATCAGGGATCCTTTGATGCAGCTGACCGCAGCAACGGAGCGGTTCCGCCAGGGGGAGACCGGTGCCCGCAGCGGGTATGCCTCGGCCAACGAATTCGGGGCTCTCTCCCTGACGTTCAACACCATGGCCGAGACGGTGGAAGCCCAGATGCGGCTGGCCGAAACGCAGGCGAATGAGCTGGCCGCGGCAGCCGAGGAGCTGACCGGGCAGAACGCCGAGCTGGCGTTGCAGAAGCAAGAGCTCGACGAGGCCAACCGGGCCAAGAGCGAGTTTCTGGCCAACATGAGCCACGAGATCCGCACGCCGATGAATTCGATCATCGGCATGAGCTACCTGGCCCTGCGCCAGGAGGACCTGCCGGTCCGCCAGCGGGACTATCTGGCCAAGATCCACAGCTCGGCCCGTTCGCTCCTGGGGATCATCAACGACATCCTCGACATCTCCAAGATCGAGGCGAACCGGCTGGAGCTGGAGGCGACCGAGTTCCGCCTCGATGAGCTGGTGGAGCATGTCGTCAACCTGACCGCCTCGAAGATCGCGGAGAAGAAGCTTGAGCTGCTGGTGGAGGAGCTGAACGGTCTGCCACCGGTGTTGGTGGGCGATCCGCTCAGGCTCGGCCAGGTGCTCATCAATCTGGTGGACAACGCCATCAAGTTCACGGAGCAGGGCGAGATCGTCCTGGCCGTGAAAAAGGTGGCTGAAAGAGGGGATACGGTGACGCTGGGCTTTTCGGTGCAGGACACCGGGATCGGCATGACCGCCGAGCAGGCAGGCCGCCTGTTTGCGCCCTTCACCCAGGCAGATTCCTCGGTGACCAGAAGGTTTGGCGGCACCGGCCTGGGGCTGGCCATTTGCAAGCGGCTGGTGGAGCTGATGGGCGGCGAGATCGGGGTGGAGAGCGAGCCCGGTCGGGGCAGCCGGTTCAGCTTCACGGCGGTCCTCCAATGCCGGCGGAAGGCCGGCGAGAACGGCCTGCCGCCCATCCGCCTGGCCATGGACCTCAGGGGGCTGCGGGTGCTGGTGCTCTCCGGCCACGCCGCCACGGCCACCCTGGTGGCAAAGCATCTGAGGACCTTCGGCTTCTTGCCTGCGGTGCTCCGCTCCAGCAAAGGCTTGCCGCCGGAGCTGATCAGTGCCGAGGGCGAAGAGGCATCATATGAGCTGCTTCTGGCGGACTGGCCGCTTTTGAAGAGAAGCGGCTTGGAGCTGGCAGGCCAGCTGTGGTCCTTCCCGTCCTGGCACAACGTGCCAGTGATCATCCTGGCCAGCGCTGCGGACGCGCCGGAGATCGCCCGGCTGCCACCGGTGCCGGGCGGTCTGGCCGTGCTGGTCCGGCCGGTGACCCGGTCCCGGCTGTTCGACGCGATCATGGAGGCCTTTGGCCTGGCTGCGGCTGCCAGCCATGCCGGTCGGCCGGCGCAGCACGCCCAGCCGGCCGAGCTGACCCGCATCCGCGGCGCCCGGGTGCTGGTAGTCGAGGACAACGAGATCAACCAGCAGGTTGCTCAGGAGCTCCTGGAACAGGCCGGGGTGGCTGTGGATCTGGTGGACAACGGCCGGCAGGCGGTGGCGGCGGTGGCAGCCAGGCGTTACGACCTAGTGCTCATGGACATCCAGATGCCGGAGATGGACGGGCTTACGGCGGCCCGGATCATCCGGGCGTCCGACTCGCCACACCGGGACGTGCCCATCGTGGCCATGACCGCCCACGCCATGGCCGGGGATCGGGAGAAGTCCCTGGCCGCCGGCATGAACGGCCACATCATCAAGCCCATCGACCCGGACGAGCTGTTCCGAGCCCTCTTGGCCTGGATCCGCCCGCCGGTCCAGCCGGCGGCGCCAGTGGCCGGTGACGAGACGGGTCTGGACGTGGCCGCCCCGGCGGTCCTCGACCGGAAGGTGGGGCTGCGCCGGGTCGCTGGCAACGAGGCCCTCTATGGGGAGATCCTCGGCAAGTTCCACCGGGACTACCGCGATGCGATCTCCCGGCTGCGAGCGGCGCTGGATGGCGGCGAGCGGGAGGAGGCCCGCCGCATCGTCCATACGGTCAAGGGGCTGGCCGGTACCATCGGCGCGACGGCCCTCCAGCAAGCAGCGGCCGACCTGGATGCCGTGTTGAAGCAGGGGCAAGGACCGGACACCAGTAGGCCAGTGGCCACCTTTGCCGCGGCCCTGGAGACGCTCCTGGCCACGCTCGCCCCGGGGGCGGCGGCCCTGACGGCTGCTGCCCGCCAGCCCGCGCTGCCCGGCGATGCCAGGCAACTGGCTGCGCTCCTGGCCGAGCTGGGCCCGCTTCTTGAGACCGGCATCCCCAAGAAGAGCCGCGGCCTGCTGGCGGAGCTCAAGCGTTTTTCCTGGCCCGCGGAGGTGGCCCCGGCGGTGGAGGCGCTGGTGTCGCTGGCGGCGGGCTACCGCTACAAGGAAGCCCGTGACCGCCTGCTGGCGATCCAGCGCCTGCTGGCCTCTGGTGCCGCCGGGACCGGTGGCGACCCGGGAGGAGACGCATGA
- a CDS encoding response regulator, with protein MKSLAECTIMVVDDDEVHLDVLARALEDDYQLRIAPDGEAALKAIGPSPPDLILLDIVMPGMDGYEVCRRLKAREETRNIPVVFLTCLTDEQDEAQGLALGAVDYITKPFNPELLKARVRGHLQLKLHRDHLEELADRRARQLIHAERLATLGTLAAGIVHEISSPLAYVLGFADALHADLAKLASRMPPPAEAEPAVLADWRHFLAEDGDMPARIGEGARRILAIMELMRRFACRGQQAKRPVPVAGCIESALALCHNALKYHVTVRKDLAADLPPVMAYAHQLEQVFVNLFKNAADAMSQQQEGVLAIVLRQVDGVLRCTVEDSGPGIPPEDLAAIWEPFFTTKDEDTGTGLGLAISRGIIEDHQGRIWAEDRGEGAGARFVVELPVAPED; from the coding sequence ATGAAGTCCCTGGCAGAATGCACGATCATGGTCGTCGATGACGACGAGGTCCATCTCGATGTCCTGGCCCGCGCCCTGGAGGATGACTACCAGCTTCGCATCGCGCCGGACGGCGAGGCGGCCCTGAAGGCCATCGGCCCCAGCCCTCCGGATCTCATCCTCCTCGATATCGTCATGCCGGGCATGGACGGCTACGAGGTCTGCCGCCGGCTGAAGGCCCGGGAAGAGACCAGGAACATCCCGGTGGTCTTCCTGACCTGTCTGACCGACGAGCAGGACGAGGCCCAGGGGTTGGCGCTGGGGGCCGTCGATTACATCACCAAGCCCTTCAATCCGGAGCTGCTCAAGGCGCGGGTCCGCGGCCACCTGCAGCTGAAGCTCCACCGGGACCATCTCGAGGAGCTGGCCGACCGGCGGGCCAGACAGCTCATTCATGCCGAGCGTCTCGCTACCCTCGGCACCCTGGCGGCGGGCATTGTGCACGAGATCAGCTCCCCGCTCGCCTACGTTCTGGGGTTTGCCGACGCCCTGCACGCCGACCTGGCCAAGCTTGCCAGCCGGATGCCGCCGCCCGCGGAGGCCGAGCCCGCGGTCCTGGCCGACTGGCGGCATTTCCTGGCCGAGGATGGCGACATGCCGGCCCGCATCGGCGAGGGCGCCCGGCGCATCCTGGCGATCATGGAGCTCATGCGGCGCTTTGCCTGCCGGGGGCAGCAGGCCAAGCGCCCGGTCCCGGTGGCCGGCTGTATTGAGAGCGCCCTGGCCCTTTGCCACAATGCGCTCAAGTACCACGTGACGGTGCGCAAGGATCTGGCCGCCGATCTGCCGCCGGTCATGGCCTATGCCCACCAGCTGGAGCAGGTCTTTGTCAATCTGTTCAAGAACGCCGCAGACGCCATGAGCCAACAGCAGGAGGGCGTGCTGGCCATCGTCCTGCGGCAGGTGGACGGTGTCCTCCGCTGCACGGTGGAGGACTCCGGTCCGGGCATCCCGCCGGAGGATCTGGCCGCCATCTGGGAGCCGTTCTTCACCACCAAGGACGAGGACACGGGAACCGGCCTGGGGCTGGCGATCAGCCGGGGCATCATCGAGGACCACCAGGGCCGGATCTGGGCGGAGGACCGGGGGGAGGGCGCCGGGGCGCGCTTTGTCGTCGAGCTGCCGGTGGCGCCGGAGGATTGA
- a CDS encoding Hpt domain-containing protein, with product MAERVPINEALALEQVDGDRDFLKEMLQEFVQLTSEQLPQLVEAIAAGNSDEVRSLAHSIKGAAANLCVEKMAADAKTLEYMGRDHNLQGADELVAALRKEMAVLTSYMAGL from the coding sequence ATGGCCGAACGGGTGCCCATCAACGAAGCCCTGGCCCTGGAGCAGGTGGATGGCGACCGGGATTTTCTGAAGGAGATGCTCCAGGAGTTTGTGCAGCTCACCAGCGAGCAGCTGCCCCAACTGGTGGAGGCGATTGCTGCCGGCAACAGCGACGAGGTACGCTCTCTGGCCCACAGCATCAAGGGCGCGGCCGCCAACCTGTGCGTGGAGAAGATGGCCGCGGACGCCAAGACCTTGGAGTATATGGGGCGGGACCACAACCTGCAGGGGGCGGACGAACTGGTCGCGGCCCTGCGGAAGGAGATGGCGGTCCTCACCAGCTACATGGCCGGGCTGTAA
- a CDS encoding Uma2 family endonuclease — MAETVQRQAVYEDLFSVPETMTGEIIGGELVATPRPSRKHIGAMSALGYKLGPPYQYGEGGAPGGWIILIEPEVGFGVDVLVPDLAGWKKERLPAEEGHNWISVAPDWVCEVLSPGSFRNDRIRKMPIYAQHGVPCLWHLDPLARTLEVFRLVAPGQWLLAGSYADDDPVRAEPFTEIIIDLGALWL; from the coding sequence ATGGCTGAAACCGTGCAGCGTCAGGCGGTCTACGAGGACCTGTTCTCCGTCCCTGAAACCATGACCGGCGAGATCATTGGCGGCGAGCTGGTGGCCACCCCCAGGCCATCCCGGAAGCACATCGGGGCGATGTCGGCTCTGGGCTACAAGCTCGGGCCGCCGTACCAGTATGGCGAAGGTGGTGCGCCCGGAGGCTGGATCATCCTGATCGAGCCGGAGGTTGGCTTTGGTGTGGATGTCCTCGTCCCCGATCTGGCCGGCTGGAAGAAGGAGCGGCTGCCGGCGGAGGAGGGCCACAACTGGATCTCCGTGGCACCCGATTGGGTCTGCGAGGTCCTTTCGCCGGGATCGTTCCGCAACGACCGGATCAGGAAGATGCCCATCTATGCGCAGCACGGCGTGCCTTGTCTGTGGCACCTTGATCCCCTGGCCCGAACCCTGGAGGTCTTCAGGCTGGTTGCGCCGGGGCAATGGCTGCTCGCCGGCTCCTATGCTGACGACGATCCGGTGCGGGCGGAGCCGTTTACGGAGATTATCATCGATCTTGGCGCGTTGTGGCTGTGA
- a CDS encoding polyprenyl synthetase family protein: MDLAAYLADRRALVEKALAASLPEPNGYLADHLKAMGYSLLAGGKRVRPILCLAAAEALGCPAERALPAACALEYVHTYSLIHDDLPAMDDDDLRRGRPTSHKVFGEAAAILAGDSLLTMAFEILSRPATPLPADQCLTQVRILARAAGPLGMVGGQAVDIASEGQPVDADTLAFIHRHKTGALITAAVQLGAVAAAADEGQFAAFTAYGQHLGLTFQIVDDILNVTSTPEELGKAVGSDAARHKATYPGLFGMEASWRKAEAAAQAAASALAGLGENAWHLRALARYVLTRKR; the protein is encoded by the coding sequence ATGGATCTTGCCGCATACCTGGCCGACCGACGCGCCCTGGTGGAGAAGGCTCTGGCCGCCTCCCTGCCCGAGCCCAACGGGTATCTGGCCGACCACCTCAAGGCCATGGGCTACAGCCTCCTGGCCGGCGGCAAGCGGGTGCGGCCGATCCTGTGCCTGGCTGCCGCCGAGGCCCTGGGCTGCCCGGCGGAGCGGGCCCTGCCCGCCGCCTGCGCCCTGGAATATGTCCACACCTACTCGTTGATCCACGACGACCTGCCGGCCATGGACGACGACGACCTGCGGCGGGGCAGGCCCACCAGCCACAAGGTCTTCGGCGAGGCAGCGGCCATTCTGGCGGGTGACAGCCTCCTGACCATGGCCTTCGAGATCCTCAGCCGGCCGGCAACGCCGCTGCCAGCGGACCAGTGCCTGACCCAGGTCCGGATCCTGGCCCGGGCCGCCGGCCCCCTGGGCATGGTGGGGGGTCAGGCGGTGGACATCGCCTCCGAGGGCCAGCCGGTGGATGCCGACACCCTGGCCTTCATCCACCGCCACAAAACCGGAGCGCTCATCACCGCTGCCGTGCAGCTGGGGGCGGTGGCGGCCGCGGCCGACGAGGGGCAATTCGCCGCCTTCACCGCCTACGGCCAGCACCTGGGACTGACCTTCCAGATCGTCGACGACATCTTGAACGTCACCTCCACCCCCGAGGAGCTGGGCAAGGCGGTGGGCTCGGATGCCGCCCGCCACAAAGCCACCTATCCTGGATTGTTCGGGATGGAGGCCAGCTGGCGGAAGGCGGAGGCCGCGGCCCAGGCGGCCGCGAGCGCTCTGGCCGGCCTGGGCGAGAACGCCTGGCATCTTAGGGCCCTGGCCCGCTACGTTCTGACCCGCAAGCGGTAG